In the genome of Cynocephalus volans isolate mCynVol1 chromosome 15, mCynVol1.pri, whole genome shotgun sequence, one region contains:
- the LOC134363704 gene encoding LOW QUALITY PROTEIN: low-density lipoprotein receptor-related protein 12-like (The sequence of the model RefSeq protein was modified relative to this genomic sequence to represent the inferred CDS: inserted 3 bases in 2 codons; substituted 3 bases at 3 genomic stop codons), which produces MAVVATAVASSHVCSVCGCDSGSCGETPEQIQAPSGVITSPGWPSEYPDKINCSWFIRAHPGEIITISFQDFDIQGSRRCSLDWLMIETYKNIESYRACGSTISPPYISSQDHVWIRFHXDDSISRKGFRLAYFQLGKPEEPNCACDQFRCGNGKCIPEAWKCNNMDECGDSSDEEICAKEVNPPTAAAFQPCTYIQFQCLSRFTKVYACLPESLKCDGNIECLNLDEIDCDVPTCGQWLKYFYGTFNSPNYPDFYPPGSNCTWLIDTGDHRKVILRFTDFKHDDSGYDDYVKIYDGLEENPHKLLHVLTTAFDCHVPLTVVSSSGQIRVHFCADKVNAARGFNATYQLDGFCLPWEIPCGGNWGCYTEQQRCDGYWHWPNGRDEINCTMCQKEEFPCSRNGVCYPRSDRCNYQNHCSNGSDEKNCFFCQPGNFHCKNNRCVLASWVCDSQDDRGDGSDEENCPVIVPTRVITAAVTGSLICGLLLVIALGCTCKLYSLRMFERRSFETQLSRVEAELLRREAPPSYGQLIAQGLIPPVEDFPVCSPNQPSVLENLMLAVRSQLGFTSIRLPVXGRSSNIXHCILNFARSRHSGSLALVSADGDEVVPSQSTSRESERSHTHRSLFSMEADDTDTENERRDEAGASGGIAAPLPXKIPPTTAVEAAIGACGSSSTQTTRGGHVDNGREVTSVEPPSVSPASHQLTSMLSRVTQGLRWVCFTLGXSSSINQNQSPLRQLDNGVNGREDDDVEMLIPVADGASDFDVNDCSRPLLDLASDQGQGFRQQYSATNPGVRPSNRDGPCERCGIVHTAQIPHTCLEATMKNETSDDEALLLC; this is translated from the exons ttttcaGGATTTTGATATTCAAGGGTCCAGAAGATGCAGTTTGGACTGGTTAATGATAGAAACATACAAGAATATTGAAAGTTACAGAGCTTGTGGTTCCACAATTTCACCTCCATATATCTCTTCACAAGATCATGTCTGGATCAGGTTTCATTAGGACGACAGCATCTCTAGAAAGGGTTTCAGACTGGCATATTTTCAGCTGG GGAAACCTGAGGAACCAAACTGTGCTTGTGATCAGTTTCGTTGTGGTAATGGAAAGTGTATACCAGAAGCTTGGAAATGCAATAATATGGATGAATGTGGAGATAGTTCCGATGAAGAGATCTGTGCCAAAGAAGTGAATCCTCCAACAGCTGCTGCTTTTCAGCCCTGTACTTACATCCAGTTCCAGTGTCTATCCCGTTTCACCAAAGTTTACGCTTGCCTCCCTGAATCCTTAAAATGTGATGGGAACATTGAGTGCCTCAACCTAGATGAGATAGACTGTGATGTGCCAACTTGTGGGCaatggttaaaatatttttatggtacTTTCAATTCTCCCAATTATCCAGACTTTTATCCTCCTGGAAGCAATTGCACTTGGTTAATAGACACTGGTGATCATCGTAAAGTCATTTTGCGCTTCACTGACTTTAAACATGATGATTCTGGTTATGATGACTATGTCAAAATATATGATGGATTAGAGGAAAATCCACACAAGCTTTTGCATGTGTTAACAACTGCTTTTGATTGTCATGTTCCTCTTACAGTTGTTTCTTCTTCTGGACAGATAAGGGTACATTTTTGTGCTGATAAAGTGAACGCTGCAAGGGGATTTAATGCTACTTACCAGCTAGATGGCTTCTGTTTGCCATGGGAAATACCCTGCGGAGGTAACTGGGGGTGTTATACTGAGCAGCAGCGTTGTGATGGATATTGGCATTGGCCAAATGGAAGGGATGAAATCAATTGTACCATGTGCCAAAAGGAAGAATTTCCATGTTCCCGAAATGGTGTGTGTTATCCTCGTTCTGATCGCTGCAACTATCAGAATCATTGCTCAAATGGATCAGATGAAAAAAACTGCTTTTTTTGCCAGCCAGGaaattttcattgtaaaaataaTCGTTGTGTGTTGGCAAGCTGGGTATGTGATTCGCAGGATGACCGTGGTGACGGGAGCGATGAGGAGAACTGCCCAGTAATTGTGCCTACCAGAGTCATAACTGCAGCTGTCACAGGGAGCCTTATTTGTGGCTTGTTACTCGTCATTGCACTGGGATGTACTTGTAAGCTTTATTCTCTGAGAATGTTTGAAAGAAG GTCTTTTGAAACACAGTTGTCAAGAGTGGAAGCAGAATTGTTAAGAAGAGAAGCCCCTCCCTCTTATGGACAATTGATCGCTCAGGGTTTAATACCACCAGTTGAAGattttcctgtttgttcacctAATCAG CCTTCTGTTTTGGAAAATCTGATGCTAGCTGTACGATCTCAACTTGGATTTACCTCAATCAGACTTCCTG CAGGCAGATCCAGCAACATTTGACATTGTATTTTGAATTTTGCAAGATCACGTCATTCGGGGTCATTGGCTTTGGTCTCAGCAGATGGAGATGAGGTTGTCCCTAGTCAGAGTACCAGCAGAGAATCTGAAAGAAGTCATACTCACAGAAGTTTGTTTTCCATGGAGGCTGATGATACAGACacagaaaatgagagaagagatgaggcaggagcaTCTGGTGGCATTGCAGCTCCTTTGCC CAAAATCCCTCCCACAACAGCAGTAGAAGCAGCAATAGGAGCATGTGGAAGTTCCTCAACTCAGACTACTCGAGGTGGTCATGTGGATAATGGAAGGGAGGTGACAAGTGTGGAACCCCCAAGTGTGAGTCCAGCAAGTCACCAGCTTACAAGCATGCTAAGTCGTGTGACTCAAGGGCTGCGTTGGGTATGTTTTACATTAGGGTGATCAAGCTCCATAAATCAGAACCAGAGTCCTTTGAGACAACTTGATAATGGGGTAAACGGAAGAGAAGATGATGATGTTGAAATGCTAATTCCAGTTGCTGACGGAGCTTCAGACTTTGATGTGAATGACTGCTCCAGACCTCTTCTTGATCTTGCCTCAGATCAAGGACAAGGGTTTAGACAGCAATATAGTGCAACAAACCCTGGAGTAAGGCCAAGTAATCGAGATGGCCCCTGTGAACGCTGTGGAATTGTCCACACTGCCCAGATACCACACACTTGCTTAGAAGCAACAATGAAAAATGAAACGAGTGATGATGAGGCTTTGTTACTTTGTTAG